The SAR324 cluster bacterium DNA window CTCTGAGTTGGTAACAAAATTTAGATAACTAAAGTTTTTATAGTTATCAATTTTTAGTTCCATAGTTTTTTGAAAACTTTGAGCACAGTTGGAGTTTCTCAGTCAATTCAAAATTCGATTTTTAGAGGTGGGTCTTCTCAAAAAAATCTACAAAACTGAGACCTCCATCAAAAGATAGGAGCCATGTTTTTACCAAGAAACATGGGAATAGGCCACCAATTTTTTTCTGGGAATACGGTATGGGAACGTCCCGTTTCTCGGCAAAGAATGTGAGAGAATAACAAATTGCTCCTGCAAGATTCAATTTCTGTGAGCATTTGAATTCAAGAGCCAAAATCCAATTCAGGACTCTGAGTTGGTAACAAAATTTAGATAACTAAAGTTTTTATAGTTATCAATTTTTAGTTCCATAGTTTTTTGAAAACTTTGATCACAGTTGGAGTTTCTCAGTCAATCCAAATTTTGATTTTAGGAGTAGGCTTTTTCAGAGAAGCCTACAAAACCGATGTCCCCATCAATAGATGGGAACCAATTTGTTGCAAAGCAATGCGGAAATGGGCCACCGAGCGTTTTCCAGGAATACGGTATGGGAGTATTCTGTTTTGTGGCAAGCCCTGCGAGGGAACGACACAGGGAGGTGACGATTCCTGTAACTCTCAGTCTCCGAAAGGATTCTGAATAGTTCCTTATTTCAAGGAGGAAGTATGTCCTTACGTGTAAACACTAATGTTTCTGCTATCAATACACATCGCAATCTGACTATCAATAACACAGAGCAGTCCAAGTCGATGGAGCGCTTATCGTCTGGGATGAAGATTAACCGAGGAGCAGATGGACCAGCTTCTTTGGTGATCAGCGAGCGTTTGCGGTCTCAAACAGCTGGTTTGAAGCAAGCGATCGACAACTCTGAGGCTGGAATTTCCTTAGTTCAAACGGCAGAAGCTGCATTGGATGAGGTGAGTTCAGCGCTGATCACTGCTCGGCAGTTGGCGGTTCACGCTGCCAACGAGGCGGTCAATGATGATGTAATGCTTCGTGCCGATCAGCAGGAGATTGATAATATCATCGCGACTGTCAACCGCATCGCTCAAAACACTCAGTATGGCACCAAAACGTTGTTGGACGGTAGTAAGGGGGCCACGGGTGTTGTCTCCGGAGCCAACTTGGAGTTCGTCGGAGCTACTCAAGACACTCAGAGTTCCGGTGCAACCGGCTACGAGGTAAGCCTTACTCAGGCAGCTCGTCGGGCTCAGATGGCAGGGACCGTCGAATTGACGAACGACATTATTGATCGTGGGGAGCAGCTGACCATCACGGAGGGTTCCAAGACTGTTAACTTCAAGACGATTCAAGGTGAGACTGTTGAGAACAATCTCAATGCTTTGAATGCTGCGATCAAGGAAGCCGGTCTAAATGTCGAACTGATGCGTGCTCCTGAGAGCGAGACGAGCGCGAATGCTCCTCAGATCATTAGCTTGCGTCACAAAGAATTTGGAAGTGAACACTCCTTCAAAGTCTCAAGTACTACTCAGGGACTTCTTTCTTCCAAAGGTGATGTGTACGACACCATTGCCAATGGATTAGATGTCGCGGGTGAGATCAATGGTGAGGAAGCAACCGGAAAAGGTCAGGTACTGACTGGCAATGTTGGAAACGCCAATACGGACGGTTTGGCTATTCGATACACCGGTGAGGCACTGCCTAGTCAACCAAATCCACCAGATGTACCAGAATCTCTTGAGCCTGCAGTTCAGCTTGCAGAGAGAGATTTGGGTGATCTGACTCCAATCAATGCCGGAACCGTTACGCTGGCACAGAACTCTTTGGTCTTCCAAATTGGTTCAAACGCTGAGCAAACATCCTCGTTAGCGCTACGTAACATGCGTACTAACAGCTTGGGGACTGGTGTGGAGAATGTCAGTGGCTTCCAGTCTCTGGCAGATATCGACGTGACCAACGCTATTCAAGCTCAGGATAGCATGCGTGTGTTAGATCGGGCTCTGGAAGAGGTGTCCTCAACCCGTGGTGAGATTGGGGCCTTCCAGAAGAATAATCTGGAGAGCAACCTGAACTACTTGCGAATCGCTCACGAGAACGTGATGAGTTCAGAGTCTGTGATCCGCGATGCAGATATGGCTGAGGAGATGACCAAGTTCACTCGTAATCAGATCATGGTTGAGTCTTCAACAGCAATGTTGGCTCAGGCAAATTCACGATCTCAGTCTGTTCTACGCTTACTGAACGGCTAATTTTAAGTGTTCATGTGGAGAATCTAACGGCTTCTCCACCGAACTACTTCTAGAAAGAAGTAGGCTTCTTGTAGTTTTTTGTTCTTCGATATCGAGAGTTTACCGAGACTGAGTGATTGGCTTGAAAGAGCTCAATCATAGTCTGGTTGCTCATCAATAAAGATAATCTTCATTATTTAAATTTTCCTAAAAACTAGGAATCGCATTCCAGTTTTCAGAAAAAGACTCTTCCGACTAGGAAAAAAGGATTTTTCAAACCGGTTCGTGAATTGAGAAACCAAGAAGGTTTTTTCCACGACTGGATCATCATGTTTCACCCCACGTGAGGCAACTCGGGAGTACGACACAGGGACGTGAAGTAGCCCAAAACCTGGACAGATAAGTCCAAAATTTTCAAGGATGAAAAAATGTCATTACGAGTCAACACCAACGTTTCTGCAATCAATTCGCATCGGAATTTGATTACGAACAATATGGAACAGTCCAAATCGATGGAACGCTTGTCATCAGGTCTGAAGATCAACCGTGGAGCAGACGGCCCTGCCTCCCTCGTGATCAGCGAACGCTTGCGATCTCAAACAGCCGGTTTGAAGCAAGCGATCGACAACTCTGAAGCTGGCATTTCTCTCGTTCAAACAGCAGAGGCTGCGCTGAATGAGGTAAGTTCTGCTTTGATTACTGCTCGGCAATTAGCAGTTCATGCCGCGAACGAAGCTGTCAACGATGATGTGATGTTGCGTGCAGATCAACAGGAAATTGACAATATCTTAGCCACCGTCAATCGAATCGCTCAGAATACCCAGTATGGTTCCAAAACGCTGCTAGATGGCAGTAAGGGAGCTACCGGTGTGGTTTCTGGAGCAAACCTAGAGTTTGTCGGTGCTACGCAAGAGACCAAAAGCTCAGGCGCGACTGGCTACGAAGTTAGTATGACCCAGGCATCACGCCGAGCTCAAGTCACTGGAACAACTGCCCTAACCAATGAAATCATTGATCGTGGAGAGCAAATTACGATCACAGAAGGTTCCAAGACGGTGAATTTCCGAACCATCAAAGGAGAAACTGTCGAAAACAATATGAACGCCTTGAACGCGGCGATCAAGGAAGCTGGACTGAACATTGACATGATCCGGTCCCCAGAAGATGAGACAGGTGCAAACGAGGGGCAGATCATCAGTTTGCGCCACAAGGAATTTGGTAGTGACTACTCTTTCAAGGTAGCCAGTTCCACAGCTGGATTGGTTTCTGCTCAAGGCAACGTCTACGACACAGTTTCCAATGGGCTGGATGTAGCCGGTGAAATCAGTGGGGAAGAGGCAACAGGCAAAGGCCAGATTCTAACGGGTAACGTTGGTAATGAGAATACCGACGGTTTAGCGATTCGCTACACAGGTGATGCACTACCAGGCCAGCCAAGTCCTCCAGACATTCCACCAATCATGACTCCTCCAATGCAACTTAGTGAGGCGTCATTGGGAGATCTTGCCCCGACCAAAGCAGGTACGGTTACCCTGGCTCAGAATTCTCTAATTTTCCAGATTGGTTCGAATGCAGAGCAGACTACTTCATTGGCTCTGCGTAACATGCGCACAAACAGCCTAGGAACTGGCGTTGATACGGAGAGTGGCTTTCAGTCGTTGGCAGATATCGACGTGACTGCGCCTGTGAAAGCACAAGACAGCATGCGGTTGTTGGATCGGGCTTTGGAAGAGGTCTCTTCGACTCGGGCAGAGATTGGCGCCTTCCAGAAGAACAATCTGGAAAGCAACCTGAACTACTTACGGATTGCCCACGAGAACGTGATGAGTTCAGAGTCTGTGATCCGTGATGCCGATATGGCAGAAGAAATGACCAAGTTCACTCGTAACCAGATCATGGTCCAGTCCTCTACAGCGATGTTGGCTCAAGCAAATGCAAGGTCTCAGTCAGTACTGAGCCTGCTCAGCTAAGTCAGAAGGTAAGAAGAGGCGATCCTTTGAAAATTACCTTAGAGGGTCGCTTTAATTTAGATAATGAAAATTAACTAGATTGATAAATTTCGTTGATTCTAACACTGAATTATACGGCTTCCTGCCGTCATACCTCCAAGGCCAGAGGGCAGGCCCACTAGCAAAAATCCCCCCAAGTCAACATCATGGTCTAGAATCTTGGATGGAACGCTAATTCCATGCAAAAGGATGAAAGATGTCTCTACGAGTCAATACAAATATGGCTGCGGTCAACACGCACCGCAACTTGGTAGTCAACAATGGCAAGCAAGCTGAGGCGATGGAACATCTATCGTCAGGCTTGAAGGTCAACCGAGGAGCCGATGGCCCAGCTTCCCTAGTGATCAGTGAGCGCTTGCGAGCACAGACCGCGGGCTTAAAACAGGCCATTGATAATTCTGAAGCCGGAATTTCGCTGGTACAAACGGCAGAGGCGGCTTTGGATGAAGTCAGCTCTGCTCTGATCACAGCCCGGCAGTTGGCCGTTCATGCTGCCAACGAAGCAGTGAATGATGAGGTGATGCTGCAGGCAGATCAGAAGGAGATCAACAACATCCTGGCTACCATCAACCGGGTGGTTCAAAGCCGACAGTTTGGCATGAAGGTGCTGTTGGATGGTAGCAAAGGTGCAACCGGGGTGACTTCTGGAGCTAACCTGGAATTTGTGGGAGCAACTCAAGCTACGCAAAGTTCTGGTGCTTCTGGTTACGAAGTCGTTCTCAACCAGGCGGCGCGTCGAGCCCAGATGGCTGGAATGGTTGCTCTGGATAATGAGATCATTGATCGTGGCGAGCAACTGACCATTACCGAGGGTTCGAAAACGGTCAACTTCAGGACGATCAAAGGTGAGACGGTTGAAAACAACTTGAATGCTCTGAACGCAGCAATCCAAGAAGCAGGTTTGAATGTGGAGTTGATGCGAACTCCCGAAGATGAGACGGAAGCAAATGCTCCTCAGATCATTAGCCTTCGTCACAAGGAATTTGGCAGCCAGCACAGCTTCAAGGTTTCCAGTACAACACAAGGGATCCTGTCCACCAAGAGTGACGTGTATGATACGATCGCCAACGGTTTGGACGTTGCCGGGGAGATCAATGGAGAGGAAGCAACGGGTGTTGGGCAGGTCCTGACTGGGAATACTGGCAATGCCAGCACCGATGGCTTGGCAGTGCGATACTCAGGTTTGGCCTTGCCAGGGCAACCAGATCCTGCAGATATTCCAGACTCTCTTGATCCACCGATGCAACTCTCTGAGACTGCGCTGGGCAACCTGTCAGGAGTCAGCGCAGGGAACGTCACGCTTGCTCAAAACTCCTTAGTTTTTCAGATTGGTTCTAACCCGTCACAGACCACTTCGCTGGCCTTGCGCAACATGCGCACAGACAATCTCGGCACTGGAGTTGAGAATGTAAGTGACTTCGGCTCTTTGTCTGAGGTAGATGTCACCAACCCGGTCAAGGCCCAGGATTCGATGAGAGTCCTGGATCGGGCTTTGGAAGAAGTCTCTTCCACTCGTGCTGAAATCGGGGCCTTTCAGAAGAACAATCTGGAGAGCAACCTGAACTATCTGCGCACTGCTCACGAGAATGTGATGAGTTCAGAATCTGTAATCCGAGATGCAGACATGGCCGAGGCAATGACAAAGTTCACGCGGGACCAGATCATGGTTGAGTCTTCTACTGCGATGCTTGCTCAGGCAAATGCCCGTGCGGAGTCAGTTGTTCAACTGCTGAGTTGAGTTCTTCTACGGCTCTAATACCTTTGTTTTTGATCGTAGTAAAGGCCAGCCAACGCTAGCTGCGGTCAGGCAAATCCAGCCTGTGATTCCACCAAAATAATCTTGCATTCTCCACGTCAGCAGCCTATTATTTTCGGCTTTTGGAGGGATGGGTGAGTGGTTTAAACCGGCGGTCTTGAAAACCGTTAAGCGAGAGCTTCGGGGGTTCGAATCCCTCTCCCTCCGCCAAGCGGTTCTGCTCCGGAGGAGTGGGTGAGTGGCTGAAACCAGCACATTGCTAATGTGCCGTATGGGTAACTGTACCGAGGGTTCGAATCCCTCCTCCTCCGCCACACCTCTTGGCCCTCACTGCACGCACCTATAGCTCAGCTGGATAGAGCGTCTGATTGCGGTTCAGAAGGTCTCAGGTTCGAATCCTGATAGGTGCGCCAGTAAAATCAGTTACTTACGGAATTTCTCTCTCTCAAAAACTATTTCGTAGCAAAAAAGTTGTAATTGCTACGCAAATCTCCTCCTGAATCTAAGCAGATATCCTGATTTTCTAATGTAGGATTGCTGAATCCTGACCCCAATTGTTACGCCCAGTCAAAGAGTTGATCACAGTCTGCTTGTGAACTAATTCATCAGCTTTCACGCACATACTGTTGAAATTCTAATTTTTAATTGACTGCTTAGAACTATCATCAGGAAATCTGAATGAGCCAAGAAGAACTCGTCTATTTAAACAGACAACTGATTCCTGCCAATCAGGCCAGCATCGCTATTTACGATGCAGCAGTTGTATTGGGGGCGACCCTAACGGATATGGAAAGAACATTTAACCATCAAATCTTTCAACTGGATCAACATATCGAAAGATTTTACCGATCCTGCAAATTTGCGAGGATTGAACCTGCTGAATCAAAATCGGAAACCCAAAATATTATTGAACAGTTGGTCAAGCATAACTCACAGTTTCTAAGACCAGGTCAGGAACTTGGGTGTATTCAATTTATTTCCCCAGGCGAATTTAAAGCATATGCTGGTGCTGCAGGCCAGAATAAGGGAATGAAACCCACTTTTTGTATTCATACCTTCCCCCTACCTTTTTCCATTTGGCGTCATTTTTACACCGAAGGTGCACATGTCGTAACTCCATCCATTCGGCATGTTCCACCAGAATGTATTGACCCAAAGATCAAATGCAGAAGTAGGATGCACTGGTGGTTAGCAGATAAAGAAACTCACCTGGTCGATCCTAAAGCAATTTCTCTCTGCTTGGATCTGCAAGGAAACGTTGCAGAAACCAGTGGCTCTAATTTTTTGATGTATAAAGCAGGAACGATCTGGAGTCCTACCTCAAGAAATATTCTGCCGGGAGTTAGCAGCCAATTCCTAAGGCAACTGGCGGCAGAACTTGATATCAACTGGATAGAGAAGGATTTTCAGGTTTATGACGTGATCAACGCAGAAGAAGCCTTTTTGGCAAGTACTCCTTATTGCGTGGCTCCAGTCACGAAGATCAATGGTCTGCCAATCAGTAATGGTGAGATCGGACCTGTATTTAAAGCCTTGATCCAGCTATGGGGAAAAAGGGTAGAGTTGGATCTCGAGGAACAGATTCTGAAGCCCTTTTGAAGCAAGCCAAATAGTTGCTGACTGTCATACCTGCCTAGTATCTACTTCCAAGACCTACTTGCTCAGAATTCTTCTGTATGAATGGTTACCAACACCGTTGATACTGTTCTCAGTGGGCATCATCTGCGTTATTGCTGAAACTGCTGAAGCTAAGCCATGAGACAGTTTTGCTAGTGATCAGCAGGTGTTCAAAGCTCAAACAATCCGATGTGACTTTACAACGGGCGTGGGTGCGAATTGGGATGGAGCAGAACCACAACCTGAGGCAGACGGATCACGGCTAATTCAACTAAGCGATGTTGTCCTCACCACAAGTGCAGTGGTGTGTCAACTGCTGAAGCAAAGGTTGAGGTGAGTGGACAGTGGGTGCATCGAGTTGACATGATTAGTTCGGCCTATTAACAAGGGAATTCTTTTTGGAGGGGAGAGAACCTAAGCGCTGTTTAGTTAATAGATGAATAAACTCAGAGAAATTTCGAACATCCATTAAATTTATTGTAGAACAGCGTTTCTTAATGCGGTGTAGCCATGAAGAGTCTGCAACAATTACAGCCTGGAGGGTCAACGTCTTTGCTTCATGGAACAAAGCTGCCTGAATCAATCGTTCGTAGGTTTTCAGGCGTCTGTGCCATAGCCAATGACGAACAAGCCTTTCAATTGCTTAAGATCCCTTTGGCTGTCTGGATGGGTCTGCAGTCACAGACAAAGACGAGAACCTTGCCAGAAGTTTAATCAAAGGCTACCAAGATCCAACATTTAGAATTTTGCAACAAAAATGTACAACTGGTCAACCTCTGTTA harbors:
- a CDS encoding flagellin, whose amino-acid sequence is MSLRVNTNVSAINTHRNLTINNTEQSKSMERLSSGMKINRGADGPASLVISERLRSQTAGLKQAIDNSEAGISLVQTAEAALDEVSSALITARQLAVHAANEAVNDDVMLRADQQEIDNIIATVNRIAQNTQYGTKTLLDGSKGATGVVSGANLEFVGATQDTQSSGATGYEVSLTQAARRAQMAGTVELTNDIIDRGEQLTITEGSKTVNFKTIQGETVENNLNALNAAIKEAGLNVELMRAPESETSANAPQIISLRHKEFGSEHSFKVSSTTQGLLSSKGDVYDTIANGLDVAGEINGEEATGKGQVLTGNVGNANTDGLAIRYTGEALPSQPNPPDVPESLEPAVQLAERDLGDLTPINAGTVTLAQNSLVFQIGSNAEQTSSLALRNMRTNSLGTGVENVSGFQSLADIDVTNAIQAQDSMRVLDRALEEVSSTRGEIGAFQKNNLESNLNYLRIAHENVMSSESVIRDADMAEEMTKFTRNQIMVESSTAMLAQANSRSQSVLRLLNG
- a CDS encoding flagellin, with protein sequence MSLRVNTNVSAINSHRNLITNNMEQSKSMERLSSGLKINRGADGPASLVISERLRSQTAGLKQAIDNSEAGISLVQTAEAALNEVSSALITARQLAVHAANEAVNDDVMLRADQQEIDNILATVNRIAQNTQYGSKTLLDGSKGATGVVSGANLEFVGATQETKSSGATGYEVSMTQASRRAQVTGTTALTNEIIDRGEQITITEGSKTVNFRTIKGETVENNMNALNAAIKEAGLNIDMIRSPEDETGANEGQIISLRHKEFGSDYSFKVASSTAGLVSAQGNVYDTVSNGLDVAGEISGEEATGKGQILTGNVGNENTDGLAIRYTGDALPGQPSPPDIPPIMTPPMQLSEASLGDLAPTKAGTVTLAQNSLIFQIGSNAEQTTSLALRNMRTNSLGTGVDTESGFQSLADIDVTAPVKAQDSMRLLDRALEEVSSTRAEIGAFQKNNLESNLNYLRIAHENVMSSESVIRDADMAEEMTKFTRNQIMVQSSTAMLAQANARSQSVLSLLS
- a CDS encoding flagellin; translation: MSLRVNTNMAAVNTHRNLVVNNGKQAEAMEHLSSGLKVNRGADGPASLVISERLRAQTAGLKQAIDNSEAGISLVQTAEAALDEVSSALITARQLAVHAANEAVNDEVMLQADQKEINNILATINRVVQSRQFGMKVLLDGSKGATGVTSGANLEFVGATQATQSSGASGYEVVLNQAARRAQMAGMVALDNEIIDRGEQLTITEGSKTVNFRTIKGETVENNLNALNAAIQEAGLNVELMRTPEDETEANAPQIISLRHKEFGSQHSFKVSSTTQGILSTKSDVYDTIANGLDVAGEINGEEATGVGQVLTGNTGNASTDGLAVRYSGLALPGQPDPADIPDSLDPPMQLSETALGNLSGVSAGNVTLAQNSLVFQIGSNPSQTTSLALRNMRTDNLGTGVENVSDFGSLSEVDVTNPVKAQDSMRVLDRALEEVSSTRAEIGAFQKNNLESNLNYLRTAHENVMSSESVIRDADMAEAMTKFTRDQIMVESSTAMLAQANARAESVVQLLS
- a CDS encoding aminotransferase class IV, producing the protein MSQEELVYLNRQLIPANQASIAIYDAAVVLGATLTDMERTFNHQIFQLDQHIERFYRSCKFARIEPAESKSETQNIIEQLVKHNSQFLRPGQELGCIQFISPGEFKAYAGAAGQNKGMKPTFCIHTFPLPFSIWRHFYTEGAHVVTPSIRHVPPECIDPKIKCRSRMHWWLADKETHLVDPKAISLCLDLQGNVAETSGSNFLMYKAGTIWSPTSRNILPGVSSQFLRQLAAELDINWIEKDFQVYDVINAEEAFLASTPYCVAPVTKINGLPISNGEIGPVFKALIQLWGKRVELDLEEQILKPF